Proteins from a genomic interval of Bombus affinis isolate iyBomAffi1 chromosome 16, iyBomAffi1.2, whole genome shotgun sequence:
- the LOC126925412 gene encoding uncharacterized protein LOC126925412 isoform X2 has translation MDLDTSYIEPLLDDWLEELQSIIKAQENLIKAEDEFYMPFVAIPIPIINAIFKITEYLHLGPDTRYIAIHLYDKFMCSYFWEVYRNADQTESSWSQVCKKVTSQSKLYLMSCLQLANKMDSHFNKLRISQILGILRCIDKKSEYTPNVIFLSEYKVFKTVGFRMPFYTPLNCVEILLAATGLKDTPNMQELTINLLDLVYLQIYMVIEGGNILSFAMFIARTQSKNSTRKEESYDINVKYIIFGGFYCSLWGILFVYRL, from the exons ATGGACTTGGATACTTCTTATATTG AACCTTTACTTGATGATTGGCTAGAAGAACTTCAATCAATCATTAAAGCACAAGAAAATTTGATCAAAGCTGAAGACGAATTTTACATGCCATTTGTAG CTATACCAATTCCAATCATCAAtgcaatatttaaaataacagAATATCTCCATTTGGGGCCAGATACTAGATACATTGCTATTCATTTATATGATAAATTTATGTGTAGCTATTTTTGGGAAGTATATAGAAATGCTGATCAAACAGAAAGTTCTTGGTCTCAAGTTTGTAAAAAAGTGACAAGTCAATCAAAATTATACCTCATGTCTTGTTTGCAATTAGCAAATAAAATGGATTCACATTTCAACAAGTTAAGAATATCGCAA ATACTTGGTATCTTACGATGTATAGACAAAAAATCTGAATACACACCCAATGTAATTTTTCTATCAGAATATAAGGTATTTAAGACTGTTGGATTCAGAATGCCATTTTACACTCCGTTAAATTGTGTAGAAATTCTTTTAGCTGCAACTGGACTCAAGGATACTCCAAATATGCAAGAACTTACTATAAATTTATTGGATCTAGTTTATCTGCAG ATATATATGGTTATAGAGGGAGGAAATATATTATCATTTGCAATGTTTATTGCACGAACACAGagcaaaaactcaacaagaaaagAGGAGTCTTATGATATTAAtgtcaaatatattatttttgggGGCTTCTATTGTTCTTTGTGGGGCATTCTTTTTGTGTATAGATTGTAA
- the LOC126925399 gene encoding pre-rRNA-processing protein TSR1 homolog isoform X1: MRLIVGLYPWQVVRFIIKIFRLQEYIFSNKMGPTKQEVHRPGAFKQVNKPHKTGRHRSKGSISSEVKGKVGVKVLSKRATKNLGKRARRLQSSQIRKNKREEVLQQKRNFGGSHSAPILLCIIALQKDVDTDNILSVITKADESATIISSPRGIIHLSVPRFKQRFSIVVAPVENLFATLDIAKIATTVLFVASATNKSDNSPRLEVLDDWGKEIIMPCVAQGLATPLIALTNVENLHIKKRQDFKSHVQSELCKWLPKEEVFQLSTPIDALNILRRIGTRKQRTVSYRNNRAQLLGEEAVFKCNENSTELGTLMISGYLKNVPLSVNGLVHIPELGDFQISQIDAPGDPYSVEKKLKKDCNAMDDEPSTRVLARADPGKQESLESENILDPMDAEQTWPTEEELAEAKAQRKKIVKRVPKGTSEYQAAWIPDEDGEELSECSNDESEDEMSVDEPQSETDSGPDAEDEEEYETITVSEVPDERYDENIDMTEEKEAMENLKKEKLDAKFPDEVDTPQDMLAKQRFQKYRGLESFRTSPWDPEENLPTDYARIYKFENFDRTRKRIFKESQEIEGAMPGWYITIHVANVRVDAFFSLENHPLIVFGLLPNEHKMSVLNVTLKHTGQTYSPVKSKAKLIFQCGFRRFTACPIFSQHTNGNKHKYERYFRPENTVVASMYAPITFPPCPVLCYVEKLNKSLELIATGSVLSVNPDRIVVKRVVLSGHAYKVHKRSAVIRFMFFHREDINWFKPVELRTKYGRRGHIKEPLGTHGHMKCVFNGQLKSQDTILMNLYKRVFPKWTYEPLLLTELQHQNESMNIE, encoded by the exons ATGCGTCTTATCGTCGGTTTGTACCCATGGCAAGTAGTAAGATTTATTATAAAGATATTTCGTTTACaagaatatatattttcaaataaaatggGACCAACAAAACAAGAAGTACATCGAC CTGGTGCATTTAAGCAAGTTAATAAACCACATAAAACGGGTAGACATCGTAGTAAAGGATCAATAAGTAGCGAGGTTAAAG GAAAAGTTGGAGtaaaagttttatcgaaacGTGCCACTAAAAATCTTGGGAAGCGTGCCCGAAGGCTACAATCTTCACAGATTAGAAAAAACAAGAGAGAGGAGGTGTTGCAGCAAAAAAGGAATTTTGGTGGATCTCATTCTGCACCTATTCTTTTATGTATTATTGCATTACAAAAAGATGTAGATACTGATAATATATTATCAGTAATAACAAAAGCTGACGAGTCTGCAACTATAATTAGTAGTCCACGTGGTATAATACATTTAAG TGTACCTAGGTTCAAACAACGCTTTTCTATTGTGGTTGCACCAGTTGAAAATTTGTTCGCGACATTGGATATAGCAAAAATAGCTACCACTGTTCTTTTTGTTGCATCCGCAACAAATAAGTCGGACAATAGTCCCAGATTGGAAGTACTTGATGACTGGGGAAAGGAAATTATTATGCCCTGTGTTGCTCAAGGTTTGGCAACTCCGCTAATAGCACTTACAAATGTTGAAAATCTTCACATAAAG AAACGTCAAGATTTCAAAAGCCATGTACAATCCGAACTTTGTAAGTGGCTTCCTAAGGAAGAAGTTTTCCAACTAAGTACCCCCATTGATGCTCTTAATATTTTACGACGTATTGGTACTAGAAAACAAAGAACAGTATCTTATAGAAACAACAGAGCTCAGTTGTTAGGAGAAGAAGCAGTATTTAAATGTAATGAA AACTCCACAGAGCTTGGAACTCTAATGATCTCTGGGTATCTCAAGAACGTACCATTATCAGTTAATGGTTTAGTTCATATACCTGAATTGGGAGATTTTCAAATCTCTCAAATTGATGCACCTGGTGATCCATATTCAGTGGAGAAAAAGTTGAAGAAAGATTGTAATGCAATGGACGATGAACCATCCACGCGGGTTCTTGCACGCGCAGATCCAGGGAAACAA gaatctCTCGAAAGTGAAAATATACTTGACCCTATGGATGCTGAACAAACTTGGCCTACAGAAGAGGAATTAGCCGAAGCCAAAGCTCAAAGGAAAAAAATTGTAAAGAGAGTTCCGAAAGGCACTTCTGAATATCAAGCAGCTTGGATTCCTGATGAGGATGGAG AGGAATTGAGTGAATGCTCGAACGATGAATCAGAAGACGAGATGTCTGTTGATGAACCACAATCTGAAACGGATAGCGGACCAGACGCAGAAGACGAGGAAGAATACGAGACAATTACTGTGTCCGAAGTTCCTGATGAACGATACGATGAGAATATCGATATgacagaagaaaaagaagcaatGGAAAACTTGAAGA aagAAAAATTAGACGCAAAATTTCCTGACGAAGTAGATACACCTCAAGATATGTTAGCAAAACAGAGGTTTCAGAAATATCGTGGACTTGAATCATTCAGAACAAGTCCGTGGGATCCGGAAGAAAACCTTCCTACTGATTACGCTAGAatatataaatttgaaaattttgataGAACACGAAAACGAATATTTAAAGAATCGCAGGAAATAGAGGGTGCTATG cCTGGTTGGTATATCACAATTCACGTTGCAAATGTACGCGTAGATGCATTTTTTTCATTGGAAAATCATCCATTAATTGTATTTGGTTTATTACCGAACGAGCACAAAATGTCTGTCTTAAATGTGACATTAAAACATACAGGTCAAACATACAGTCCGGTGAAATCTAAAGCAAAATTGATATTTCAATGTGGATTTAGGAGATTCACTGCGTGCCCAATATTTAGTCAACACACAAACGGAAACAAACATAAA tatGAGCGGTATTTTCGTCCAGAGAACACTGTCGTAGCAAGCATGTACGCTCCAATTACTTTTCCACCATGCCCAGTATTATGTTATGTTGAAAAACTGAATAAATCATTG GAATTAATTGCAACCGGAAGTGTATTATCTGTGAATCCAGATAGAATAGTTGTAAAACGTGTTGTTCTTAGCGGCCATGCGTACAAAGTGCATAAACGATCAGCAGTTATAAGATTTATGTTCTTTCATCGAGAAGATATAAACTGGTTTAAACCAGTTGAACTACGAACGAAATATGGTCGTAGAGGACACATAAAAGAACCATTGG gtactCATGGTCATATGAAATGTGTATTTAATGGTCAACTGAAGTCGCAGGACACGATTTTAATGAATTTGTACAAAAGAGTATTCCCAAAATGGACATATGAACCTTTGTTGTTAACAGAGTTACAACATCAAAATGAAAGCATGAACATAGAATAA
- the LOC126925412 gene encoding uncharacterized protein LOC126925412 isoform X1: MDLDTSYIEPLLDDWLEELQSIIKAQENLIKAEDEFYMPFVAIPIPIINAIFKITEYLHLGPDTRYIAIHLYDKFMCSYFWEVYRNADQTESSWSQVCKKVTSQSKLYLMSCLQLANKMDSHFNKLRISQILGILRCIDKKSEYTPNVIFLSEYKVFKTVGFRMPFYTPLNCVEILLAATGLKDTPNMQELTINLLDLVYLQREEIYYHLQCLLHEHRAKTQQEKRSLMILMSNILFLGASIVLCGAFFLCIDCNSVRVIASKLSQLIDMKIHDIWDMANILLIMAIQE, from the exons ATGGACTTGGATACTTCTTATATTG AACCTTTACTTGATGATTGGCTAGAAGAACTTCAATCAATCATTAAAGCACAAGAAAATTTGATCAAAGCTGAAGACGAATTTTACATGCCATTTGTAG CTATACCAATTCCAATCATCAAtgcaatatttaaaataacagAATATCTCCATTTGGGGCCAGATACTAGATACATTGCTATTCATTTATATGATAAATTTATGTGTAGCTATTTTTGGGAAGTATATAGAAATGCTGATCAAACAGAAAGTTCTTGGTCTCAAGTTTGTAAAAAAGTGACAAGTCAATCAAAATTATACCTCATGTCTTGTTTGCAATTAGCAAATAAAATGGATTCACATTTCAACAAGTTAAGAATATCGCAA ATACTTGGTATCTTACGATGTATAGACAAAAAATCTGAATACACACCCAATGTAATTTTTCTATCAGAATATAAGGTATTTAAGACTGTTGGATTCAGAATGCCATTTTACACTCCGTTAAATTGTGTAGAAATTCTTTTAGCTGCAACTGGACTCAAGGATACTCCAAATATGCAAGAACTTACTATAAATTTATTGGATCTAGTTTATCTGCAG AGGGAGGAAATATATTATCATTTGCAATGTTTATTGCACGAACACAGagcaaaaactcaacaagaaaagAGGAGTCTTATGATATTAAtgtcaaatatattatttttgggGGCTTCTATTGTTCTTTGTGGGGCATTCTTTTTGTGTATAGATTGTAATTCAGTAAGAGTTATAGCTTCAAAATTATCGCAATTAATAGATATGAAGATTCATGATATTTGGGATATGGCTAACATACTTCTTATAATGGCAATTCAAgaataa
- the LOC126925407 gene encoding lipase 3-like has translation MMFKISILCCALPVILGGPFTGQQHESNHITNTAFEFNVATPKELAEKAGYVAETHRVVTEDRYILQLDRIVGSDKIPPSDNKIAVLLLHGVFDCSASWLLSGPEKSLGFILADWGYDVWLGNVRGNRYSRNHLDWTVSEPDFWMFSWHEIGVYDLPAMIDHILAQTKKEKIFIISHSQGSTSFFVMASERPEYHEKIIASFNLGPAVFMSRTNSPLYRFLAPHSKDINFITDLIGMYEFKPSDKLIQMLGTMMCDDEALLQPVCKNIVFLCAGFSKELNTTLLPMIVQYDPAGSSVRQIAHYGQLISSGKFRKFDHGLIGNMQKYGTIQPPDYNLANVKLPVYLHYSANDMYVNIQDLHQLYRALPNAQKFLVPSDSFGHTDFLWGKHVDAWVYNEILSLMENHKK, from the exons ATGATGTTCAAGATATCTATTTTATGTTGCGCGTTGCCGGTGATTTTAGGAGGGCCATTTACAGGACAACAGCATGAATCAAATCACATCACTAATACCGCATTTGAGTTTAATGTTGCAACCCCT AAAGAACTTGCAGAAAAAGCGGGATACGTAGCCGAAACTCATCGAGTCGTCACAGAGGATAGGTATATTTTGCAACTGGATAGAATCGTAGGATCGGACAAAATACCTCCATCTGACAATAAAATAGCCGTATTACTTCTCCATGGAGTTTTTGATTGCTCGGCTTCGTGGCTTTTGTCAGGTCCTGAAAAGAGTTTAG GTTTCATATTAGCAGATTGGGGATACGATGTATGGTTGGGTAATGTGCGTGGCAACAGGTACTCACGAAACCACTTGGATTGGACTGTTTCAGAGCCAGATTTTTGGATGTTCAG TTGGCATGAAATCGGAGTGTACGATCTGCCAGCGATGATCGACCATATCCTTGCTCaaacaaagaaagagaaaatctTTATCATATCACATAGCCAGGGCAGTACGTCATTTTTTGTAATGGCTAGCGAACGACCAGAGTATCACGAGAAGATTATCGCTTCTTTTAATTTGGGTCCAGCAGTCTTCATGTCCAGGACAAACAGTCCTCTATACCGTTTCTTGGCTCCTCATTCCAAAGATATCAAT TTCATAACAGATTTGATAGGCATGTATGAATTTAAGCCATCAGATAAACTCATACAGATGCTTGGTACAATGATGTGTGATGATGAAGCACTTTTGCAACCAGTATGTAAAAACATCGTATTCTTGTGTGCTGGCTTCAGTAAAGAACTTAATACG ACTCTATTGCCTATGATTGTGCAATATGATCCTGCTGGTTCATCTGTTAGGCAAATCGCACATTATGGACAATTGATTAGTTCAG GCAAGTTCCGGAAATTTGACCACGGCCTTATCGGCAATATGCAAAAATACGGTACGATACAACCTCCTGATTATAATTTGGCCAACGTTAAGCTACCAGTGTATTTGCATTACAGTGCCAATGATATGTATGTCAATATTCAG GACTTGCATCAATTGTACAGGGCACTACCCAATGCTCAGAAATTCTTAGTTCCATCCGACAGCTTTGGGCATACTGATTTCTTATGGGGCAAGCATGTAGATGCTTGGGTATACAATGAAATTTTAAGTCTCATGGaaaatcacaaaaaatga
- the LOC126925414 gene encoding DNA replication complex GINS protein PSF3-like, protein MACCQSYIPDYFAITDILTTEERISCKIEVDLPGLGFLDPSCQSEDLQVGSKVEFPLWLADALKNLQNPAVNIDIPNIYKEGYREILEADADAIVLSRWNPFYYELGMHVRKFSGKDSEIIAESLLQTFKSRFQLVMDWSQNLTSDPTLAIQLPRLERDLFLIGRQAKVRLTEWLKMGTNGMVISEIATNLKKRKRDKYELD, encoded by the exons ATGGCATGTTGTCAAAGTTATATCCCGGATTATTTTGCAATAACTGACATTTTAACTACTGAAGAACGAATATCTTGTAAAATTGAAGTAGATTTACCTGGTTTag GTTTTTTGGATCCTTCGTGTCAATCTGAGGATTTACAAGTTGGATCCAAAGTAGAATTTCCATTATGGCTAGCAGACGCATTAAAAAATTTACAGAATCCAGCAGTTAATATCGATATACCAAATATATACAAAGAAGGATACAG AGAAATTTTAGAAGCAGATGCTGATGCTATAGTTTTAAGTAGATGGAATCCATTTTATTATGAATTAGGAATGCATGTAAGAAAATTCAGTGGCAAAGATTCTGAAATAATTGCAGAAAGTTTACTACAG ACATTTAAGTCTCGTTTTCAATTAGTAATGGACTGGTCTCAGAATCTAACGTCTGATCCTACATTAGCAATTCAACTTCCCCGACTTGAAAGAGATCTCTTCCTTATCGGTCGACAAGCCAAAGTTCGTCTTACAGAATGGTTAAAAATGGGTACAAATGGAATGGTTATTTCCGAAATAgcgacaaatttgaaaaaacggAAACGGGACAAATATGAACTTGATTAG
- the LOC126925399 gene encoding pre-rRNA-processing protein TSR1 homolog isoform X2, whose product MGPTKQEVHRPGAFKQVNKPHKTGRHRSKGSISSEVKGKVGVKVLSKRATKNLGKRARRLQSSQIRKNKREEVLQQKRNFGGSHSAPILLCIIALQKDVDTDNILSVITKADESATIISSPRGIIHLSVPRFKQRFSIVVAPVENLFATLDIAKIATTVLFVASATNKSDNSPRLEVLDDWGKEIIMPCVAQGLATPLIALTNVENLHIKKRQDFKSHVQSELCKWLPKEEVFQLSTPIDALNILRRIGTRKQRTVSYRNNRAQLLGEEAVFKCNENSTELGTLMISGYLKNVPLSVNGLVHIPELGDFQISQIDAPGDPYSVEKKLKKDCNAMDDEPSTRVLARADPGKQESLESENILDPMDAEQTWPTEEELAEAKAQRKKIVKRVPKGTSEYQAAWIPDEDGEELSECSNDESEDEMSVDEPQSETDSGPDAEDEEEYETITVSEVPDERYDENIDMTEEKEAMENLKKEKLDAKFPDEVDTPQDMLAKQRFQKYRGLESFRTSPWDPEENLPTDYARIYKFENFDRTRKRIFKESQEIEGAMPGWYITIHVANVRVDAFFSLENHPLIVFGLLPNEHKMSVLNVTLKHTGQTYSPVKSKAKLIFQCGFRRFTACPIFSQHTNGNKHKYERYFRPENTVVASMYAPITFPPCPVLCYVEKLNKSLELIATGSVLSVNPDRIVVKRVVLSGHAYKVHKRSAVIRFMFFHREDINWFKPVELRTKYGRRGHIKEPLGTHGHMKCVFNGQLKSQDTILMNLYKRVFPKWTYEPLLLTELQHQNESMNIE is encoded by the exons ATGGGTCCAACAAAACAAGAAGTACATCGACCTGGTGCATTTAAGCAAGTTAATAAACCACATAAAACGGGTAGACATCGTAGTAAAGGATCAATAAGTAGCGAGGTTAAAG GAAAAGTTGGAGtaaaagttttatcgaaacGTGCCACTAAAAATCTTGGGAAGCGTGCCCGAAGGCTACAATCTTCACAGATTAGAAAAAACAAGAGAGAGGAGGTGTTGCAGCAAAAAAGGAATTTTGGTGGATCTCATTCTGCACCTATTCTTTTATGTATTATTGCATTACAAAAAGATGTAGATACTGATAATATATTATCAGTAATAACAAAAGCTGACGAGTCTGCAACTATAATTAGTAGTCCACGTGGTATAATACATTTAAG TGTACCTAGGTTCAAACAACGCTTTTCTATTGTGGTTGCACCAGTTGAAAATTTGTTCGCGACATTGGATATAGCAAAAATAGCTACCACTGTTCTTTTTGTTGCATCCGCAACAAATAAGTCGGACAATAGTCCCAGATTGGAAGTACTTGATGACTGGGGAAAGGAAATTATTATGCCCTGTGTTGCTCAAGGTTTGGCAACTCCGCTAATAGCACTTACAAATGTTGAAAATCTTCACATAAAG AAACGTCAAGATTTCAAAAGCCATGTACAATCCGAACTTTGTAAGTGGCTTCCTAAGGAAGAAGTTTTCCAACTAAGTACCCCCATTGATGCTCTTAATATTTTACGACGTATTGGTACTAGAAAACAAAGAACAGTATCTTATAGAAACAACAGAGCTCAGTTGTTAGGAGAAGAAGCAGTATTTAAATGTAATGAA AACTCCACAGAGCTTGGAACTCTAATGATCTCTGGGTATCTCAAGAACGTACCATTATCAGTTAATGGTTTAGTTCATATACCTGAATTGGGAGATTTTCAAATCTCTCAAATTGATGCACCTGGTGATCCATATTCAGTGGAGAAAAAGTTGAAGAAAGATTGTAATGCAATGGACGATGAACCATCCACGCGGGTTCTTGCACGCGCAGATCCAGGGAAACAA gaatctCTCGAAAGTGAAAATATACTTGACCCTATGGATGCTGAACAAACTTGGCCTACAGAAGAGGAATTAGCCGAAGCCAAAGCTCAAAGGAAAAAAATTGTAAAGAGAGTTCCGAAAGGCACTTCTGAATATCAAGCAGCTTGGATTCCTGATGAGGATGGAG AGGAATTGAGTGAATGCTCGAACGATGAATCAGAAGACGAGATGTCTGTTGATGAACCACAATCTGAAACGGATAGCGGACCAGACGCAGAAGACGAGGAAGAATACGAGACAATTACTGTGTCCGAAGTTCCTGATGAACGATACGATGAGAATATCGATATgacagaagaaaaagaagcaatGGAAAACTTGAAGA aagAAAAATTAGACGCAAAATTTCCTGACGAAGTAGATACACCTCAAGATATGTTAGCAAAACAGAGGTTTCAGAAATATCGTGGACTTGAATCATTCAGAACAAGTCCGTGGGATCCGGAAGAAAACCTTCCTACTGATTACGCTAGAatatataaatttgaaaattttgataGAACACGAAAACGAATATTTAAAGAATCGCAGGAAATAGAGGGTGCTATG cCTGGTTGGTATATCACAATTCACGTTGCAAATGTACGCGTAGATGCATTTTTTTCATTGGAAAATCATCCATTAATTGTATTTGGTTTATTACCGAACGAGCACAAAATGTCTGTCTTAAATGTGACATTAAAACATACAGGTCAAACATACAGTCCGGTGAAATCTAAAGCAAAATTGATATTTCAATGTGGATTTAGGAGATTCACTGCGTGCCCAATATTTAGTCAACACACAAACGGAAACAAACATAAA tatGAGCGGTATTTTCGTCCAGAGAACACTGTCGTAGCAAGCATGTACGCTCCAATTACTTTTCCACCATGCCCAGTATTATGTTATGTTGAAAAACTGAATAAATCATTG GAATTAATTGCAACCGGAAGTGTATTATCTGTGAATCCAGATAGAATAGTTGTAAAACGTGTTGTTCTTAGCGGCCATGCGTACAAAGTGCATAAACGATCAGCAGTTATAAGATTTATGTTCTTTCATCGAGAAGATATAAACTGGTTTAAACCAGTTGAACTACGAACGAAATATGGTCGTAGAGGACACATAAAAGAACCATTGG gtactCATGGTCATATGAAATGTGTATTTAATGGTCAACTGAAGTCGCAGGACACGATTTTAATGAATTTGTACAAAAGAGTATTCCCAAAATGGACATATGAACCTTTGTTGTTAACAGAGTTACAACATCAAAATGAAAGCATGAACATAGAATAA
- the LOC126925399 gene encoding pre-rRNA-processing protein TSR1 homolog isoform X3, with amino-acid sequence MPCVAQGLATPLIALTNVENLHIKKRQDFKSHVQSELCKWLPKEEVFQLSTPIDALNILRRIGTRKQRTVSYRNNRAQLLGEEAVFKCNENSTELGTLMISGYLKNVPLSVNGLVHIPELGDFQISQIDAPGDPYSVEKKLKKDCNAMDDEPSTRVLARADPGKQESLESENILDPMDAEQTWPTEEELAEAKAQRKKIVKRVPKGTSEYQAAWIPDEDGEELSECSNDESEDEMSVDEPQSETDSGPDAEDEEEYETITVSEVPDERYDENIDMTEEKEAMENLKKEKLDAKFPDEVDTPQDMLAKQRFQKYRGLESFRTSPWDPEENLPTDYARIYKFENFDRTRKRIFKESQEIEGAMPGWYITIHVANVRVDAFFSLENHPLIVFGLLPNEHKMSVLNVTLKHTGQTYSPVKSKAKLIFQCGFRRFTACPIFSQHTNGNKHKYERYFRPENTVVASMYAPITFPPCPVLCYVEKLNKSLELIATGSVLSVNPDRIVVKRVVLSGHAYKVHKRSAVIRFMFFHREDINWFKPVELRTKYGRRGHIKEPLGTHGHMKCVFNGQLKSQDTILMNLYKRVFPKWTYEPLLLTELQHQNESMNIE; translated from the exons ATGCCCTGTGTTGCTCAAGGTTTGGCAACTCCGCTAATAGCACTTACAAATGTTGAAAATCTTCACATAAAG AAACGTCAAGATTTCAAAAGCCATGTACAATCCGAACTTTGTAAGTGGCTTCCTAAGGAAGAAGTTTTCCAACTAAGTACCCCCATTGATGCTCTTAATATTTTACGACGTATTGGTACTAGAAAACAAAGAACAGTATCTTATAGAAACAACAGAGCTCAGTTGTTAGGAGAAGAAGCAGTATTTAAATGTAATGAA AACTCCACAGAGCTTGGAACTCTAATGATCTCTGGGTATCTCAAGAACGTACCATTATCAGTTAATGGTTTAGTTCATATACCTGAATTGGGAGATTTTCAAATCTCTCAAATTGATGCACCTGGTGATCCATATTCAGTGGAGAAAAAGTTGAAGAAAGATTGTAATGCAATGGACGATGAACCATCCACGCGGGTTCTTGCACGCGCAGATCCAGGGAAACAA gaatctCTCGAAAGTGAAAATATACTTGACCCTATGGATGCTGAACAAACTTGGCCTACAGAAGAGGAATTAGCCGAAGCCAAAGCTCAAAGGAAAAAAATTGTAAAGAGAGTTCCGAAAGGCACTTCTGAATATCAAGCAGCTTGGATTCCTGATGAGGATGGAG AGGAATTGAGTGAATGCTCGAACGATGAATCAGAAGACGAGATGTCTGTTGATGAACCACAATCTGAAACGGATAGCGGACCAGACGCAGAAGACGAGGAAGAATACGAGACAATTACTGTGTCCGAAGTTCCTGATGAACGATACGATGAGAATATCGATATgacagaagaaaaagaagcaatGGAAAACTTGAAGA aagAAAAATTAGACGCAAAATTTCCTGACGAAGTAGATACACCTCAAGATATGTTAGCAAAACAGAGGTTTCAGAAATATCGTGGACTTGAATCATTCAGAACAAGTCCGTGGGATCCGGAAGAAAACCTTCCTACTGATTACGCTAGAatatataaatttgaaaattttgataGAACACGAAAACGAATATTTAAAGAATCGCAGGAAATAGAGGGTGCTATG cCTGGTTGGTATATCACAATTCACGTTGCAAATGTACGCGTAGATGCATTTTTTTCATTGGAAAATCATCCATTAATTGTATTTGGTTTATTACCGAACGAGCACAAAATGTCTGTCTTAAATGTGACATTAAAACATACAGGTCAAACATACAGTCCGGTGAAATCTAAAGCAAAATTGATATTTCAATGTGGATTTAGGAGATTCACTGCGTGCCCAATATTTAGTCAACACACAAACGGAAACAAACATAAA tatGAGCGGTATTTTCGTCCAGAGAACACTGTCGTAGCAAGCATGTACGCTCCAATTACTTTTCCACCATGCCCAGTATTATGTTATGTTGAAAAACTGAATAAATCATTG GAATTAATTGCAACCGGAAGTGTATTATCTGTGAATCCAGATAGAATAGTTGTAAAACGTGTTGTTCTTAGCGGCCATGCGTACAAAGTGCATAAACGATCAGCAGTTATAAGATTTATGTTCTTTCATCGAGAAGATATAAACTGGTTTAAACCAGTTGAACTACGAACGAAATATGGTCGTAGAGGACACATAAAAGAACCATTGG gtactCATGGTCATATGAAATGTGTATTTAATGGTCAACTGAAGTCGCAGGACACGATTTTAATGAATTTGTACAAAAGAGTATTCCCAAAATGGACATATGAACCTTTGTTGTTAACAGAGTTACAACATCAAAATGAAAGCATGAACATAGAATAA